The Haladaptatus cibarius D43 genome window below encodes:
- a CDS encoding DUF7315 family membrane protein, which yields MSSRDDESETSYSAFDDESDGNGESNANESSTGIASRDVVVPLQLYKIVTVFSTMFAVFTVVGGFIALDFATNRASAPISEVNYPLAIFGLLLIVAGTVVYAFSTRFRAEGMGKSKDDSDEPSNNG from the coding sequence ATGTCTTCACGCGACGACGAATCAGAGACTAGCTACTCGGCTTTCGACGACGAGAGCGATGGGAACGGCGAATCGAACGCGAATGAAAGTTCGACCGGTATCGCGTCCCGCGACGTCGTCGTCCCGCTACAACTGTACAAAATCGTCACCGTCTTTTCGACGATGTTCGCGGTCTTCACCGTCGTCGGTGGGTTCATCGCACTGGATTTTGCAACTAACCGGGCGAGCGCGCCGATTTCGGAGGTCAACTATCCGCTTGCGATTTTCGGACTCCTCCTCATCGTGGCGGGGACGGTCGTGTACGCGTTTTCCACTCGCTTCCGCGCTGAGGGAATGGGAAAGTCTAAAGACGACTCCGACGAACCGTCAAACAATGGCTGA
- a CDS encoding DUF7314 family protein, producing MADEFIKGLSIATCAGFAWMVLSGWYTTPGFEDTQLIGEVPTGLDMYGSLAIILREAFFWFAILGMLFFWVIIPGIRQLRLARQ from the coding sequence ATGGCTGACGAATTCATAAAGGGACTCAGTATTGCCACCTGTGCGGGGTTCGCGTGGATGGTTCTTTCGGGCTGGTACACGACACCCGGGTTCGAAGACACGCAACTCATCGGTGAGGTTCCGACTGGCCTCGACATGTACGGTAGCCTCGCCATCATACTCCGCGAAGCGTTCTTCTGGTTCGCCATCCTCGGTATGCTGTTCTTCTGGGTCATCATCCCCGGCATTCGCCAACTTCGACTGGCACGACAGTAA
- a CDS encoding isopentenyl phosphate kinase — MSLTVLKLGGSVITDKDRADTLDGETLGKVSDAISDASVDDLVLVHGGGSFGHHHASEHGVSKTSGSSDIDAVTDIHGAMKTLNNFVLSWLHDRGIPAVPVHPFSAAVRDAVASLTLPTEQIETMLKEGFVPVLHGDVVAHEGEGVTVVSGDELVVSVARHLDADRVGFCSTVPGVLDENDEVIPEITAYEAVADVLGESESTDVTGGMAGKVRSLLELGAPASIFSPDDVSSFLDGETPGTRIDAAGE, encoded by the coding sequence ATGAGTCTCACCGTCCTCAAACTCGGCGGAAGCGTCATCACGGACAAAGACCGTGCCGACACGCTCGATGGCGAGACCCTCGGGAAAGTCAGCGATGCAATCAGCGACGCGAGCGTGGACGACCTCGTGTTGGTTCACGGCGGCGGCAGTTTCGGCCACCACCACGCGAGCGAACACGGCGTGTCGAAAACGAGCGGGAGTAGCGACATCGACGCGGTCACCGACATCCACGGCGCGATGAAGACCCTGAACAACTTCGTCCTCTCGTGGCTTCACGACCGAGGAATTCCAGCCGTTCCCGTCCATCCGTTCTCCGCCGCGGTGAGAGACGCAGTCGCGTCTCTCACCCTCCCGACCGAACAAATCGAGACGATGCTGAAAGAGGGATTCGTCCCTGTTCTCCACGGCGACGTGGTCGCCCACGAGGGCGAAGGCGTCACCGTCGTCAGCGGCGACGAACTCGTCGTCTCGGTGGCACGCCACCTCGACGCCGACCGCGTTGGTTTCTGTTCGACGGTTCCGGGAGTGTTGGACGAAAACGACGAGGTCATCCCCGAAATCACGGCCTACGAAGCTGTCGCGGACGTACTCGGCGAGAGCGAATCGACCGACGTGACCGGCGGCATGGCCGGAAAAGTTCGCTCGCTTCTCGAACTCGGCGCTCCGGCGTCGATTTTCTCCCCGGACGACGTATCTTCGTTTCTCGATGGGGAAACGCCCGGAACGCGAATCGACGCCGCAGGCGAGTAG
- the mvk gene encoding mevalonate kinase, with amino-acid sequence MTVSSAPGKVYLFGEHAVVYGEPAVPCAIERRATVTVESRDDDRLRVHLSDLSIDGFTVEYSGSTDETPDVNVSESLVQAGIGYIDAAIEQARNATDRPDAGFDITVESDIPLGAGLGSSAAVTVAAIDAATRELGVSLSSDEIADRAYRAELAVQDGEASRADTFCSATGGAVRVEGDDCRAVESPELPIVVGFDGGAGDTGKLVAGVRALRDEYEFAGETVKSIGDIVRKGERALTEGDTEELGKLMNFNHGLLEALGVSSRSLDNMVWAARDAGALGAKLTGAGGGGCIVALDPTDETETALRFTPGCEDAFRAELDTEGVREE; translated from the coding sequence ATGACCGTTTCGAGCGCCCCGGGGAAGGTGTATCTATTCGGGGAACACGCCGTAGTGTATGGCGAACCCGCCGTCCCCTGTGCCATCGAGCGCCGGGCGACGGTGACAGTCGAATCACGCGACGACGACCGCCTTCGTGTTCATCTATCAGACCTTAGCATCGACGGATTCACCGTCGAATACAGCGGCAGCACCGACGAAACGCCCGACGTGAACGTCTCGGAATCGCTCGTTCAGGCCGGAATCGGCTACATCGACGCCGCAATCGAACAGGCCCGCAATGCGACTGATAGGCCGGACGCTGGTTTCGACATCACCGTCGAAAGCGACATTCCGCTGGGTGCCGGGCTCGGTTCCTCCGCGGCGGTGACCGTCGCCGCAATCGACGCCGCAACGCGCGAACTCGGCGTATCGCTTTCGAGCGACGAAATCGCAGACAGAGCGTATCGGGCGGAACTCGCGGTACAGGACGGCGAGGCTTCGCGTGCGGACACGTTCTGCTCTGCAACTGGTGGCGCGGTTCGCGTGGAAGGAGACGACTGTCGAGCCGTCGAATCGCCGGAGTTACCCATCGTCGTCGGCTTCGACGGCGGTGCTGGCGATACGGGCAAACTCGTGGCTGGCGTTCGCGCGCTCCGCGATGAGTACGAGTTTGCGGGGGAGACAGTGAAAAGCATCGGCGACATCGTCCGGAAAGGAGAGCGCGCGCTGACCGAGGGAGACACCGAAGAGCTCGGTAAGCTGATGAACTTCAATCACGGCCTGCTGGAAGCGCTCGGCGTTTCCTCGCGCTCGCTCGACAATATGGTCTGGGCGGCCCGCGACGCGGGCGCGCTCGGCGCGAAACTCACGGGTGCAGGTGGCGGCGGCTGTATCGTCGCCCTCGACCCGACCGACGAAACCGAGACGGCACTTCGATTTACGCCCGGATGTGAAGATGCGTTCCGTGCCGAACTCGACACCGAGGGGGTGCGCGAAGAATGA
- a CDS encoding bacterio-opsin activator domain-containing protein — protein MTATVVEVEIPPDEFALHQSLAALDDLNFEIERVVAHDDDQVMPFVWISSEKSSHEEIQAALEDDPTVEDIELLTDLDDEWLYRMGWVDQIDALIQILVKEDGTILAAMGNDNCWNFRIVFPERDSLSRTYDYCENHGLTLDILNIYQLEDGRKGRFGLTEDQQDTLTLAYEHGYYQVPRKATADDLSEELGISHQAVSERLRRGHGSLVENALILGEGADSSK, from the coding sequence ATGACTGCAACTGTGGTCGAAGTCGAAATCCCTCCAGATGAATTTGCACTACATCAGTCACTCGCCGCACTCGACGACCTGAACTTCGAAATCGAGCGCGTCGTCGCCCACGACGACGACCAAGTCATGCCGTTCGTCTGGATTAGCAGCGAGAAAAGTAGCCACGAAGAAATCCAAGCGGCGCTCGAAGACGATCCGACCGTCGAAGACATCGAACTGCTCACCGATTTAGACGACGAGTGGCTCTATCGAATGGGCTGGGTAGACCAGATAGACGCCCTTATCCAAATCCTCGTCAAAGAGGACGGAACGATTCTCGCGGCAATGGGCAACGACAACTGTTGGAATTTCCGCATCGTCTTTCCTGAACGAGATTCCCTCTCGCGTACCTACGACTACTGCGAAAATCACGGACTCACCCTCGATATTCTCAACATCTACCAGTTAGAGGACGGACGAAAGGGTCGGTTCGGACTCACGGAAGACCAGCAGGATACACTCACGCTGGCCTACGAACACGGCTACTATCAGGTTCCCCGCAAGGCGACGGCCGACGACCTCTCCGAAGAACTCGGAATCTCACACCAAGCCGTTTCCGAGCGACTCCGCCGCGGCCACGGCAGTCTCGTGGAAAACGCGCTCATCCTCGGCGAGGGTGCGGACTCATCCAAATAA
- the rpsB gene encoding 30S ribosomal protein S2 produces the protein MSDNESEQVEEETDGLDAAEAEVDAEPTGESGAEPNVDPDEDVGAQADETEEEPQFDEDVLGDEEADLLIPVEDYLGAGVHIGTQQKTEDMERFIHRVRTDGLYVLDVSKTDQRIRTAADFLSNYNPEQMLVTSSRQYGRFPAEKFAEAVGARARTGRFIPGTLTNPKYDGYIEPDVVVVTDPIGDAQAVKEAITVGIPVIAMCDSNNNTSNVDLVVPTNNKGRKALSVVYWLLANETLDRRGAEPAYSLDDFESEI, from the coding sequence ATGAGCGATAACGAATCAGAACAGGTAGAAGAAGAAACGGACGGTCTCGACGCCGCGGAAGCGGAAGTCGATGCGGAACCGACCGGCGAGTCCGGTGCGGAACCCAACGTTGACCCCGACGAGGATGTCGGCGCACAGGCGGACGAGACCGAAGAAGAACCGCAGTTCGACGAGGACGTGCTCGGCGACGAGGAGGCAGACCTTCTCATTCCCGTCGAGGACTACCTCGGCGCTGGTGTCCACATCGGTACGCAACAGAAAACCGAGGACATGGAGCGGTTCATCCACCGCGTTCGAACGGACGGCCTGTACGTCCTCGACGTGAGCAAGACCGATCAGCGAATCCGCACGGCCGCGGACTTCCTGTCCAACTACAACCCAGAACAGATGTTGGTCACGTCCTCGCGCCAGTACGGTCGCTTCCCAGCCGAGAAATTCGCCGAAGCGGTCGGCGCACGCGCTCGCACGGGTCGATTCATCCCGGGCACGCTAACGAACCCGAAGTACGACGGCTACATCGAACCCGACGTCGTCGTCGTCACCGACCCAATCGGAGACGCACAGGCGGTCAAGGAGGCCATCACGGTCGGCATCCCTGTCATCGCAATGTGTGACTCCAACAACAACACGAGCAACGTTGACCTCGTCGTTCCGACGAACAACAAAGGTCGCAAGGCGCTGTCGGTCGTCTACTGGCTGCTGGCCAACGAGACGCTCGACCGCCGCGGTGCCGAACCCGCCTACTCGCTCGACGACTTCGAGAGCGAGATTTAA
- the eno gene encoding phosphopyruvate hydratase: MTRIESVRLRRILDSRGNATVEADVLTESGGFGRAAAPSGASTGEYEAIELDPGEAIASAREHAVPRLEGNVYVGDQRDVDTTLRAADGTDNFSEIGANSAVAISMAAAKAAADVIGAPLYQHLGGAFRGDTFPVPLGNVIGGGEHAADATAIQEFLAAPVGAPSVQDAVFANAAVHQEAANILDERGVPSAKGDEGAWAPSIDDDEAFEVMDEAVSAVSDDFGFDIRFGLDVAGAEMYEDGEYHYRDQTRSTDEQIAYIADLVDEYDLVYVEDPLDENDYEGFAELTDRVGDQTLICGDDLFVTNVERLGDGIEQDAGNSILIKPNQIGTLSDAFDAIELAVENGYDPVISHRSGETEDTTIAHLAVATGAPFIKTGSVGGERTAKLNELIRIEQNVSRL, translated from the coding sequence ATGACGCGCATCGAAAGCGTCAGACTCCGCCGAATCCTCGACTCGCGCGGCAACGCGACGGTCGAGGCGGACGTGCTGACCGAGAGCGGTGGCTTCGGTCGTGCCGCCGCGCCGAGCGGCGCGAGCACGGGCGAGTACGAAGCGATAGAACTCGACCCCGGCGAGGCAATCGCCTCGGCCCGGGAACACGCCGTTCCACGCCTCGAAGGGAACGTCTACGTTGGCGACCAGCGCGACGTTGACACCACCCTTCGTGCGGCGGACGGCACGGACAACTTCTCGGAAATCGGTGCGAACAGCGCCGTCGCAATCAGCATGGCCGCCGCGAAGGCTGCGGCTGACGTGATTGGCGCGCCGCTGTATCAACATCTCGGTGGTGCGTTCCGCGGTGACACCTTCCCGGTGCCACTCGGAAACGTCATCGGGGGTGGCGAACACGCCGCGGACGCGACCGCGATTCAGGAGTTCCTCGCGGCACCCGTCGGCGCTCCGAGCGTGCAGGACGCGGTGTTCGCCAACGCCGCAGTGCATCAGGAAGCCGCGAACATTCTCGATGAGCGTGGCGTCCCCTCGGCAAAAGGTGACGAGGGTGCGTGGGCACCGTCCATCGACGACGACGAAGCGTTCGAAGTGATGGACGAAGCGGTTTCGGCCGTTTCCGACGACTTCGGCTTCGACATTCGGTTCGGCCTCGACGTGGCCGGTGCCGAGATGTACGAGGACGGCGAGTACCACTACCGCGACCAGACGCGCTCGACCGACGAGCAGATAGCGTACATCGCAGACCTCGTGGACGAGTACGACCTCGTCTACGTCGAAGACCCACTGGACGAGAACGACTACGAAGGCTTCGCCGAACTCACCGACCGCGTCGGTGACCAGACGCTCATCTGCGGTGACGACCTGTTCGTCACCAACGTCGAACGACTGGGTGACGGTATCGAGCAGGATGCCGGAAACAGCATCCTCATCAAGCCGAACCAAATCGGCACGCTCTCGGATGCGTTCGACGCCATCGAACTCGCCGTCGAGAACGGCTACGACCCCGTCATTTCCCACCGAAGCGGCGAAACCGAGGATACGACCATCGCACACCTCGCTGTTGCGACCGGCGCCCCGTTCATCAAAACGGGGTCGGTCGGCGGCGAGCGAACCGCTAAACTCAACGAACTCATCCGAATCGAGCAGAACGTATCACGATTATGA
- a CDS encoding DNA-directed RNA polymerase subunit K has protein sequence MAQQQYSRYEKARILGARALQVSYGAPVLIETEESQPILIAAEEYDAGVLPFSVRRQEEQ, from the coding sequence ATGGCTCAACAACAATACTCCCGATACGAAAAAGCCCGAATCCTCGGTGCGAGAGCGCTGCAAGTGTCATACGGCGCGCCAGTGCTCATCGAAACGGAGGAGTCACAGCCGATTCTCATCGCGGCCGAAGAGTACGACGCCGGTGTGCTGCCGTTCTCCGTGCGTCGTCAGGAGGAGCAATGA
- a CDS encoding DNA-directed RNA polymerase subunit N has translation MMIPVRCFTCGKVVGEHWQEYKARAETQMGNEDPGKVLDELGVERHCCRRMIVSHKDLVDIVAPYQ, from the coding sequence ATGATGATTCCAGTCCGGTGTTTCACGTGCGGCAAGGTCGTCGGTGAACACTGGCAGGAGTACAAGGCGCGCGCCGAAACCCAGATGGGGAACGAAGACCCCGGAAAGGTTCTCGACGAACTCGGCGTCGAACGTCACTGCTGCCGTCGAATGATAGTGTCACACAAAGACCTCGTGGACATCGTCGCCCCGTACCAGTAA
- a CDS encoding 30S ribosomal protein S9 produces MVTNTSGKKKTAIARATVTEGEGRVRINSKPVELVEPEMARLKMLEPFRIANDERDAVDVNVDVSGGGITGQADAVRTAIARGLVQHMNDAELRDAFMEFDRSLLVNDVRQSEPKKWGGPGARARYQKSYR; encoded by the coding sequence ATGGTAACGAACACGAGCGGAAAGAAGAAAACGGCAATCGCCCGTGCCACGGTTACGGAGGGCGAAGGTCGTGTGCGAATCAACTCGAAACCAGTCGAACTGGTCGAGCCGGAGATGGCCCGACTCAAGATGCTCGAACCGTTCCGCATCGCGAACGACGAGCGCGACGCCGTCGACGTCAACGTTGACGTTTCGGGCGGCGGTATCACCGGACAGGCAGACGCAGTCCGCACCGCGATTGCACGCGGACTCGTCCAGCATATGAACGACGCAGAACTCCGTGACGCGTTCATGGAGTTCGACCGTTCCCTGCTGGTCAACGACGTTCGCCAGTCCGAACCCAAAAAGTGGGGCGGCCCCGGTGCCCGTGCCCGCTACCAGAAGTCCTACCGTTGA
- a CDS encoding 50S ribosomal protein L13: MSIAEYDADVIVDARDCILGRVASKVAQKAMDGERVAVVNAEEAIITGGKQDILDKFETRFNLSSDQGPYYPKRPDMIAKRSIRGMLPYKKSRGREAFENIRVYVGNPYDEDGEILDGTSLDRLSNIRFVQLGEVSEYLGANVTW; this comes from the coding sequence ATGAGTATCGCAGAGTATGACGCTGATGTCATCGTTGACGCCCGCGACTGCATTCTCGGTCGCGTGGCGAGCAAGGTCGCACAGAAGGCAATGGACGGCGAGCGAGTCGCCGTCGTCAACGCCGAGGAAGCTATCATCACCGGTGGCAAACAGGACATACTGGACAAGTTCGAGACGAGGTTCAACCTCAGCTCCGACCAAGGTCCGTACTACCCGAAGCGACCGGACATGATAGCAAAGCGCTCGATTCGCGGCATGCTTCCGTACAAGAAGTCGCGCGGCCGGGAGGCTTTCGAGAACATTCGTGTCTACGTCGGCAACCCATACGACGAGGATGGCGAAATCCTCGATGGAACGTCGCTGGACCGACTCTCGAACATCCGTTTCGTCCAACTGGGCGAAGTCAGCGAATACCTAGGTGCTAACGTCACATGGTAA
- a CDS encoding 50S ribosomal protein L18e, translating to MSKTNPRLSSLIAELKSVSRSEETDVWNDVATRLEKPRSTHAEVNLGRIERYAQEDETVIVPGKVLGSGVLQKNVTVAAVDFSSTAETKIEQANGDPIQLEQAIEQNPNGANVRVIR from the coding sequence ATGAGTAAAACTAACCCGAGGCTTAGTAGTCTCATCGCCGAACTCAAGTCGGTTTCGCGCAGCGAAGAAACCGACGTGTGGAACGACGTTGCGACCCGCCTCGAGAAACCACGGAGTACGCACGCGGAGGTTAACCTGGGCCGTATCGAACGATACGCACAGGAAGACGAAACCGTCATCGTACCCGGTAAGGTTCTCGGAAGCGGTGTCCTGCAAAAGAACGTCACTGTTGCCGCAGTCGATTTCTCATCGACCGCGGAGACGAAGATAGAGCAGGCAAACGGCGATCCGATCCAACTCGAACAGGCAATTGAACAGAACCCCAACGGCGCTAACGTGCGAGTGATTCGATGA
- a CDS encoding DNA-directed RNA polymerase subunit D, giving the protein MTEDFDVEFIDGDERKARFLVRNVTPAFANGIRRAMIADVPTLSIETLRVIENSSVMFDEQIGLRLGLVPLTTPPGEFEEGDTVTLSLDVSGPGTAFSGDLISSDEMVQPAEDNVPIIDLKDSQRLELEADAVIGTGKEHARHQGGVAVGYRHLQRVEVVGDRDEFGEEEPQILRGIIEDDGELVPTESFDHDLTNRFPGKEVEVHDVPNAFVFDVESDGSFTVEELVTQAVDSLVERADELEQAIQL; this is encoded by the coding sequence ATGACCGAAGACTTCGACGTAGAGTTCATCGACGGCGACGAACGCAAGGCGCGGTTCCTCGTTCGCAACGTCACCCCGGCGTTCGCCAACGGTATCCGCCGGGCCATGATTGCGGACGTTCCGACGCTGTCCATCGAGACGCTCCGCGTCATCGAGAACTCCTCGGTGATGTTCGACGAGCAGATTGGACTGCGTCTCGGCTTGGTTCCGCTAACCACGCCGCCCGGCGAGTTCGAGGAGGGCGACACCGTAACGCTCAGCCTCGACGTTTCCGGGCCGGGAACCGCGTTCTCCGGCGACCTCATCAGTTCCGATGAGATGGTACAACCCGCCGAGGACAACGTTCCGATTATCGACCTGAAGGACAGTCAGCGCCTTGAACTGGAGGCTGACGCAGTCATCGGGACGGGGAAGGAACACGCACGGCATCAAGGTGGCGTCGCGGTCGGCTACCGTCACCTGCAACGCGTCGAAGTCGTCGGCGACCGGGACGAGTTCGGAGAAGAAGAACCCCAGATTCTCCGCGGCATCATCGAAGACGATGGTGAACTCGTTCCGACGGAATCGTTCGACCACGACCTGACTAACCGGTTCCCCGGAAAGGAGGTCGAGGTTCACGACGTTCCGAACGCATTCGTGTTCGACGTCGAAAGCGACGGTTCGTTTACCGTCGAAGAGTTGGTCACGCAGGCGGTCGATTCGTTGGTCGAACGCGCGGACGAACTCGAACAGGCAATTCAACTATAA
- a CDS encoding 30S ribosomal protein S11: MNDNDEKWGIAHVHASFNNTIITITDLTGAETIAKSSGGTVVKQNRDESSPYAAMQMAETVADEVKAAGIDGLHVRVRGPGGNLQQNPGPGAQATIRALARAGIEIGRIEDVTPIPHDGTRAPKGSGF, from the coding sequence ATGAACGACAACGACGAAAAGTGGGGAATCGCCCACGTACACGCATCGTTCAACAACACGATTATCACGATTACCGACCTCACCGGTGCCGAGACGATTGCGAAGTCCTCCGGTGGGACGGTCGTGAAACAGAATCGAGACGAGTCCTCGCCGTACGCGGCCATGCAGATGGCCGAAACGGTCGCGGACGAAGTCAAAGCCGCTGGCATCGACGGCCTGCACGTCCGCGTGCGAGGCCCCGGTGGCAATCTCCAGCAGAACCCGGGACCGGGTGCGCAGGCGACGATTCGCGCACTCGCTCGTGCCGGAATCGAAATCGGCCGCATCGAGGACGTAACGCCGATTCCGCACGACGGTACCCGCGCACCGAAAGGTAGTGGATTCTAA
- a CDS encoding 30S ribosomal protein S4 — protein MSLPGENTKFYETPNHPFQGERIGEERGLMDRYGLKNKEELWRAQSELRSYRREARRLLGNITGDESADGGEFLSRLKRIGVLDDGDELGDVLLLEITDVLERRLQTVAYRKGLANTPQQARQFITHGHVTVDDRRVSIPSYKVEIVEEGSVAFDENSPLADELHPERAEGNE, from the coding sequence ATGTCGCTCCCCGGTGAGAACACCAAATTCTACGAGACGCCGAATCACCCGTTCCAGGGCGAGCGAATCGGCGAAGAACGCGGTCTGATGGACCGATACGGCCTGAAGAACAAGGAAGAGCTCTGGCGCGCCCAGAGTGAACTCCGCAGCTACCGCCGTGAGGCCCGACGACTGCTCGGCAACATCACGGGCGACGAATCCGCAGACGGTGGCGAGTTCCTCTCGCGCCTGAAGCGAATCGGCGTCCTCGACGACGGCGACGAACTCGGCGACGTTCTGCTCCTCGAAATTACGGACGTGCTTGAGCGACGTCTCCAAACCGTTGCCTACCGGAAAGGACTGGCAAACACGCCACAGCAGGCGCGCCAGTTCATCACCCACGGCCACGTTACGGTGGACGACCGACGCGTGTCGATTCCGTCGTACAAGGTCGAAATCGTCGAGGAAGGCAGCGTCGCCTTCGACGAGAACAGCCCGCTTGCAGACGAACTTCATCCAGAACGCGCGGAGGGTAACGAATGA
- a CDS encoding 30S ribosomal protein S13: MSTEQPQDEDDDLRYFVRIGQTDLDGTKSVERSLSDMNGIGRRTARLLAEKAGIDRTATFGRLDEDDIQSVVEAVENYADEVPGWLANHRDGYFSGETTHETGNDLSMSRRQDINRMKMISSYKGIRHKRGQKVRGQRTKSTGRTEGTIGVNVEAIKEEAAAEGDEE; the protein is encoded by the coding sequence ATGAGTACGGAACAACCACAGGACGAAGACGACGACCTTCGGTACTTCGTCCGCATCGGGCAAACAGACCTCGATGGGACGAAGTCCGTAGAGCGGTCGCTTTCCGATATGAACGGAATCGGTCGTCGCACGGCACGACTGCTCGCCGAGAAGGCGGGCATCGACCGAACCGCGACGTTCGGTCGACTCGACGAGGACGACATTCAGAGCGTCGTCGAGGCCGTGGAAAATTACGCCGACGAAGTTCCCGGGTGGCTCGCAAACCACCGAGACGGATACTTCTCCGGCGAGACAACCCACGAAACCGGTAACGACCTGTCCATGTCGCGGCGACAGGACATCAACCGGATGAAGATGATTAGCTCCTACAAAGGCATTCGACACAAGCGCGGACAGAAAGTTCGCGGACAGCGAACCAAGTCCACTGGTCGTACAGAGGGTACGATTGGCGTGAACGTCGAAGCTATCAAGGAAGAAGCCGCCGCGGAGGGTGACGAAGAATAA
- a CDS encoding M99 family carboxypeptidase catalytic domain-containing protein, translating into MRRRAFLTKVGGLSIAGASVSMVGGGRASQTAAEPAYTILSGTEHATDVFVREEGNGPTALVVGGMHGDEESGYRAATDIAEWQIAGGTLVVLPKANQVAIRANSREGENGDLNRQFPPGEEPETELARAIWDVVSRHDPDVVLDLHRSVGIYGYHESSVGQVIWPTDAGKASEYAKQTTEYLNESVVPWSMPLHAFRRGGEITGTSSMLVHKVAGDLSRPGYIFETTEFFVDTETRVRWTKKATEDLLSRHEIERREGR; encoded by the coding sequence ATGCGACGACGGGCATTTTTGACGAAAGTCGGTGGGCTTTCTATCGCTGGAGCGAGCGTTTCGATGGTTGGCGGTGGTCGGGCGAGTCAGACCGCGGCAGAACCCGCGTACACGATTCTGTCTGGAACAGAACACGCGACAGACGTGTTCGTCCGGGAGGAAGGAAACGGCCCGACGGCGCTGGTCGTCGGCGGAATGCACGGTGATGAAGAAAGCGGCTACCGCGCCGCAACCGACATCGCGGAGTGGCAAATTGCAGGTGGGACGCTCGTCGTCCTCCCGAAAGCGAATCAAGTGGCGATTCGAGCGAACAGTCGCGAGGGGGAAAACGGCGATTTGAACCGGCAGTTCCCACCCGGTGAAGAACCTGAAACGGAACTCGCACGGGCAATCTGGGACGTGGTTTCCCGTCACGACCCTGATGTCGTGCTGGATTTGCACCGCTCGGTCGGAATTTACGGCTATCACGAATCGTCGGTCGGGCAAGTTATTTGGCCGACGGATGCAGGAAAGGCGAGCGAGTATGCGAAGCAGACGACGGAGTATCTGAACGAATCGGTCGTCCCGTGGTCGATGCCGCTCCACGCGTTTCGTCGTGGTGGTGAGATAACGGGGACGAGTTCCATGCTCGTTCACAAAGTTGCGGGCGATTTGAGCAGACCGGGATACATCTTCGAGACGACGGAATTTTTCGTCGACACCGAAACGAGAGTTCGCTGGACGAAGAAAGCCACCGAAGATTTACTTTCCCGGCACGAAATCGAGCGGAGGGAAGGGCGATGA